DNA from Leptospira neocaledonica:
TTTAGTAATGGTCCGACTCAATTAGGATTTTATAATCCGATCATCCTGATATCTATTTGATCTCGGAACTTCTCCGACTATAATACTATTCCGCAACCATATGAGCAGGCTGTCCTGTAGAGGCTAATAATGTTCTCCACAAAGTGCTCTTAGTAGGCTGAAGCACCTTTCTTTCCTGGATAGCTATATCTATCGGAAGATGGGTGAACACATTATTCCACATTCCGATCACTAAATCCGTCTTACCTGCCATGCCGGCGTGTACGGCATTCTGAGCCAAAAACCCACAGAAAATAGAATCCTCAGGATTTGCAGGAATGGAACGGATAATATAACTTGGGTCTATATATTTTACATTCACTTCAATCTTCTCCGCTTTGAAAAATTCTTGGATTGAATTTTTAAGATATACGCCTATATCGCCTAACTTCAAATTTCCGGAAGCGTCTCTTTCTTCGGTTTTACCGAAAAACTTTTGGCCTGCACCTTCTGCTACAATGATCACTGCATGTTCTCTGGTTTGGATCCTTTTTTTCAAAACATCTAAGAAGGACCCTTTTCCTTTCAGATCAAAATCCACTTCAGGGATCAGACAATAATTTACGTTTTGAGAAGCTAAGGCCGCATTCACCGCAATAAAACCGGAATGTCTTCCCATTAGTTTCACTACACCTATTCCGTTCGGAGCACCTTTTGCTTCCACATGGGCACATTCTACCGCTTCCATCGCTTTGGAGAATGCCGTGGAAAATCCGAAAGTTTTTTGCACATAATTGATATCGTTATCGATCGTCTTGGGAACTCCGATGACTGAGATCTCTTCTCCCCTTCTATCTATCTCGTTTACGATCTCTTTGGCACCTCTTAAGGTACCATCCCCCCCGATACAGAATAACATCTTGACCCCATACAAAGAGAGTCTGTCCACCATGTCGGAAGCATTTTGGTTCCCTCTGGAAGAAGCGAGAATGGTACCCCCATCCCTCCCTATATGGGCTACATTTTCCGGATTCAACTCCATAGGCTTATGATCAAATTTTTTGACAAGACCCTGGTAGCCGTAAGGAAATCCAAGAATACGTTTCACCCCGTATCTATAATTTAATTCCATTACGATACCTCGGATCACGTCATTGATCCCTGGACAGAGGCCCCCACAGGTCACGATCCCGGCCGTCACTTCTTTCGGGTCAAAATAGATCTTCTTTCTAGGACCTGCTTGTTCGAAAAATTCGGCTCCTTCTCCTATATATTGCTTCCAGCTCTCTTCCGTCTCGAACACCGTCTTGAAAACCACCTTGGATTCGTCTGCAGTGTAATATTCATAAGCGGCAGGACTTTCAATTTTGCAAGGTCCGAAATTTCTAATCTTTGTGTTCATTTTTACCAATTCCAGGTCAATTGTAGAAGGTCTTATTTTTTGGTAAATATGACGGAATTTTCATTGGCAAAGCAGAATATTCCGTCATATATCAATAAATATAGGATGAGAACCGAGAAGATGACATATGATTCCAAATCTCTTCCTAAACGTAAGCGCTCGTTCTTTAGAAAGACTTTCCCTTCCCTCTTGCAGGTGATTTTTCCTTTTGTCGCGAGCCTGTCCGTAATCTACGGAGAGAACAGTTCCACTTTTTTCTGGGATTCTTTCGACAACTTTTCCAAAAATAAGGCCTTATTTTCCCAAAAGGAAACTTCCGACCAAACGGAAGAGAAGGAGGAGCATAAGGTCAAATTTTTCTCTTCTCTTACATTCAAATATCCTTATGAGATGAAAGCCTTTCGTGATTATATTCCGACCGATTCCACATCTTTCAATTCCATTCCCGGCTTACCTAATAAGTTACCGAGTCAACCTAGAATACATTTACAAAGAAATGAATTTTTCGCTTTGTATCCTGCATTCGGAAGAGAAGAAGTTTTTGTAATGGCAATGAGCGCGGGCCAGAACAAAGAAAATAAATCCGAGGCATATATAGGAGCTAATACAGAAAGAAGAGCATTCGATCAGCTAACAGATGTGAGAGTTACTTCTTCCGTTATGCCTGGCTTAGGTTCTAACCTTTCCAAAGGTTTAGACAACCAGGCTGGGAACTTACTCTTCGGATATCTGCTCGGAAGAGCCGGAATTCAAATGGATTTAGGTTGGAGAATGGCCGGAAACAACGTAGGTTTGGCAATTCCGGAATCCGCAAAATCTTCCATCGGGATCAGTTACTCTTTGATCTCAAATTCCAGTAGCTTAAATAAGATGGATTTCTTTTTACAAGTTTCCGGAATCAAAAGATTTAATGATAAAAGTTTTCTACCGATCGATACTCCTCAAGCTTTCAGAGGATGGCAACAAGGTTACGAATATTACGTGAATCCCGGATTTTCTATTTCAACAAGAAACTTAAGTTTCGAGGGTTTGGTTCGTTTACCTCTTCACCCGACTCTTCCAAATACAGATGGACTACTCACTCCGGAAATCCAAGGTATGCTTGGGGTGAAATACAAATTTTTGGAAAGTTCTCCAAATTTACAAAAATAAAAATCAAGTTTTTCTAATATAATTCTTCCTATACCGCACAGTAACATTCAAAGCCAGGAGAAAGGCCAGTGAAAAAAATCAAGTTTCTAATCTTATTCTGCGCTGCCTCAGGAATATTGGCCGACGAAGTAGTTTTTACAAAAAATGGAAAGAAAGTAGTATTAAAGGAAAATTTTACCTGGCAATATGCGCCTGAACAAAAAGTAGATCCTTCGAAAAAATCAAATACAAACAGATCCATCCTAAAAGGAACCGATCAGACAAGCTTGATCAAAAGTAAATCGGGAGTATACTCCGTTTTTTATAACGCGGCCCAATGGACAAGTGTGACTGAAAATCACGAATTTGCAGAATTTCATTTCGTGAACCAAGCCAGAACCGGGAACGCAATGGTAATCTACGAAGGTTTGGAAATTCCGTTAGAATCCTTTCCTGAATTAGTTTTATTGAATGTAATTAAAACGGATCCGGATGCCAGGATTTTAAACATCGAAGATTGTTCTGTGAACGGAGTCCCTGGAAAAATCGTCACCTACACTGCGCAAATCAAAGGTCTTAGATTTATTTTCTATTCTTTTCTGGCTAGTGGAAATTTCGGTTCAGTTCAATTCTCTACTTTTACCCTGGAAAGCCAATTCGAGAAAGAGAAAGCGAATTTTGAGAAGGTAATTTCTGGATTTGTTTTGAATTGAGAGGTTTGTAGTAACTTCGACGTAACTGGTGATGAATTTAAATTCGGCAGTGTAAAGTTAGGGTTTGAACTGCGATTTTCGTCGAAGTTACTACAGAATTTGCATTTTCTGAAAGGAAAGTTGCAGATCGAGCTTGTTGATTTGCTCTTTCTTTCTACCAAATCTGAGAAAGGAAGTAGTTTTGCCGGATGTAGTATCTACGACCTCAATCCTAGTTTCCATTATCGGACAAGCAGGCTCCTCACAACTGATCTCACTCAGCCTCAAGAGCAGATTTTCCTGGCCTAGTTTCTCCCTGATCTTAGATGCCAACCAAGGATGGAATGGAAACTCCGTTCCAGGCTCCGATTCATCCTGGTATGCAGAATGAACCGGGTTTGTAGTAACTTCGACAAATCTTTTCATTAATGATTAGACTCTGGAAACCGCCTCCAGGGGGTCATAAGCCAAATTCGGAGAAAGCCATTTTTCCACTTCGGAAACGGTCATTCCTTTCCGGTTAGCATAATCCTGGATCTGGTCCTTATTGATCTTTGCCACAGCAAAGTATTTAGAATCCGGATGAGCAAAGTATAAACCACTCACCGAACTTGCCGGCATCATTGCAAAATGTTCCGTAAGAGTGATGCCCGTATTCTTCTCCACTTCCAATAAATCAAATAAGGTTCTTTTTTCGGTATGGTCTGGACTTGCAGGATAACCTGCTGCAGGACGAATTCCCTGATAACGTTCTCGGATCAATTCCTCGGTAGAAAGATTTTCGTCCGCTACATAACCCCAGATCTCTTTTCGGATTTTCAAGTGCATATATTCTGCAAAGGCTTCTGCAAAACGATCTCCTAAAGCCTTTGCCATGATGGAATTATAATCATCCAATCGAGAATCGAATATGGAAGCAAACGCTTCTACTCCATGACCAGCGGTCACAGCGAAACCGCCGATATAATCCGCAACTCCGCTGTCTTTAGGAGCTATATAATCCGCCAAACAATAGTTAGGCTCATCTTTTTCTTCCTTACTGATCTGTTGGCGGAGAGTATGGAAAACGGTCTTAATATTCGCTCTGGATTCGTCTTCGTAAACTTCTATATCATCGCCAACACTATTCGCTGGAAAAACCCCGATCACGCCTCGAGTCGTATATCTTTTATTAGAAACTATATCTTCTAATAATTTCTGAGCGTCTTTGAATAATTCTTTGGCTTGTTTACCGTAAGTTTCACTTTCGAGAATCGAAGGATAACGTCCTTTCAACTCCCAAGCTTGGAAGAATGGAGACCAATCTATATAAGGAACCAATTCCTCCAAAGAGATCTCGTTATCGAAAGCACGGACTCCTACAAAGTTCGGTTTAGCTACCTGAGTCACATTCCAATCGGTAACATATTTATTATCTCTAGCATCTTCGATAGAAACAAGTTTTCTATCACTTCTTGTATTGAAATAAATTTCCCTTTGAACCTTTTGTTCTTCTTTAATCTGCTTTATATAATCAGGTTTTAAAGAAGGGTTCAAAAGTTTCCCAACAACATTTACAACTCTTGAAGCATCCAAAACATGAACTACAGGTTGATCATACTTTTCCGAAATTTTTACGGCAGTATGGGCGGAACTTGTAGTAGCTCCTCCAATCAATAAAGGAATATCGAACCCTGTTCTTTTCATTTCAGAAGCAACGTGAACCATCTCATCTAGAGAAGGAGTGATAAGCCCGGACAAACCGATAATGTCCACATTCTGCTTTTTTGCTTCTTCCAAAATTTTCTCACAAGAAACCATCACTCCGAGGTCGATCACTTCGTAGTTATTACATGCAAGTACGACTGCTACTATATTCT
Protein-coding regions in this window:
- a CDS encoding ATP-dependent 6-phosphofructokinase, encoding MNTKIRNFGPCKIESPAAYEYYTADESKVVFKTVFETEESWKQYIGEGAEFFEQAGPRKKIYFDPKEVTAGIVTCGGLCPGINDVIRGIVMELNYRYGVKRILGFPYGYQGLVKKFDHKPMELNPENVAHIGRDGGTILASSRGNQNASDMVDRLSLYGVKMLFCIGGDGTLRGAKEIVNEIDRRGEEISVIGVPKTIDNDINYVQKTFGFSTAFSKAMEAVECAHVEAKGAPNGIGVVKLMGRHSGFIAVNAALASQNVNYCLIPEVDFDLKGKGSFLDVLKKRIQTREHAVIIVAEGAGQKFFGKTEERDASGNLKLGDIGVYLKNSIQEFFKAEKIEVNVKYIDPSYIIRSIPANPEDSIFCGFLAQNAVHAGMAGKTDLVIGMWNNVFTHLPIDIAIQERKVLQPTKSTLWRTLLASTGQPAHMVAE
- a CDS encoding LIC_20087 family outer membrane protein, which produces MAKQNIPSYINKYRMRTEKMTYDSKSLPKRKRSFFRKTFPSLLQVIFPFVASLSVIYGENSSTFFWDSFDNFSKNKALFSQKETSDQTEEKEEHKVKFFSSLTFKYPYEMKAFRDYIPTDSTSFNSIPGLPNKLPSQPRIHLQRNEFFALYPAFGREEVFVMAMSAGQNKENKSEAYIGANTERRAFDQLTDVRVTSSVMPGLGSNLSKGLDNQAGNLLFGYLLGRAGIQMDLGWRMAGNNVGLAIPESAKSSIGISYSLISNSSSLNKMDFFLQVSGIKRFNDKSFLPIDTPQAFRGWQQGYEYYVNPGFSISTRNLSFEGLVRLPLHPTLPNTDGLLTPEIQGMLGVKYKFLESSPNLQK
- a CDS encoding DUF3157 family protein: MKKIKFLILFCAASGILADEVVFTKNGKKVVLKENFTWQYAPEQKVDPSKKSNTNRSILKGTDQTSLIKSKSGVYSVFYNAAQWTSVTENHEFAEFHFVNQARTGNAMVIYEGLEIPLESFPELVLLNVIKTDPDARILNIEDCSVNGVPGKIVTYTAQIKGLRFIFYSFLASGNFGSVQFSTFTLESQFEKEKANFEKVISGFVLN